In Aspergillus fumigatus Af293 chromosome 2, whole genome shotgun sequence, a genomic segment contains:
- a CDS encoding telomere maintenance protein PBP2, with amino-acid sequence MSASPSALQSTKRPLEDPSSPSGPNDQPEAKRPALDKVVKGNESETYTDAKAEPSAAPSATADGQGDTVVPDAPNGKGASTETQPIQSTASHGERATSQPEQQRPQDESSWIHIRAVISSQEAATVIGKGGENVSQIRRLSGAKCTVSDYSRGAVERILTVSGPQDAVAKAFGLIIRTLNNEPLDAPSTAQSKTYPLRLLIPHLLIGSIIGKGGSRIREIQEASGARLNASDSCLPLSSERSLVILGVADSVHIATYYVAVTLVEQLTERFGGPAASAYATRSGGPAGAVPGGMQVVPYVPQPAGGQYGHPEHFKRHHHHPNRAAAGAYGVPYLHGQPAPAPVAQPALHYGAAPHAPYAGAGPHQPAPYGAPQPAQARGAPTPATPVGGVMPGQPLTQQIYIPNDMVGAIIGKGGAKINEIRHLSGSVIKINEPQENSNERLVTITGTQECNQMALYMLYSRLESEKHRI; translated from the exons ATGTCTGCTTCTCCATCCGCACTGCAATCGACCAAGCGGCCCTTGGAGGacccttcttcgccgtcCGGACCAAATGATCAGCCAGAAGCTAAACGTCCTGCCTTGGACAAAGTAGTAAAGGGAAACGAGTCGGAGACCTATACGGATGCCAAGGCTGAGCCTTCCGCTGCGCCAAGTGCTACTGCTGATGGCCAGGGCGACACTGTTGTTCCTGATGCTCCAAATGGTAAGGGTGCATCCACGGAGACGCAGCCAATTCAGTCGACCGCGTCTCATGGCGAGCGCGCTACTTCTCAGCCCGAACAGCAGCGCCCACAAGATGAATCCAGCTGGATTCACATTCGCGCTGTAATTTCTAGCCAGGAAGCTGCCACAGTCATTGGCAAGGGTGGAGAAAACGTATCTCAGATTCGTCGTTTGTCTGGAGCAAAGTGCACTGTCAGCGACTACTCCCGTGGTGCAGTCGAACGTATTTTGACCGTGAGCGGCCCACAGGATGCCGTTGCCAAG GCGTTTGGTTTGATCATCCGTACATTGAACAATGAACCTCTTGATGCCCCCTCTACCGCCCAATCCAAGACATACCCTCTGCGTTTGCTGATCCCCCATCTCCTTATTGGCTCCATCATTGGCAAAGGTGGTTCACGCATTCGCGAAATTCAGGAAGCTTCTGGTGCCCGACTGAATGCATCCGATTCGTGCCTTCCCTTGTCCTCTGAGCGGTCACTTGTAATTCTCGGCGTTGCCGATTCTGTCCACATCGCTACCTACTACGTCGCCGTAACCCTCGTTGAGCAGCTCACTGAGCGCTTTGGAGGTCCTGCAGCCTCAGCTTATGCCACTCGCAGCGGTGGCCCTGCTGGAGCAGTGCCTGGCGGTATGCAGGTTGTCCCGTATGTTCCACAGCCCGCTGGTGGTCAATATGGCCATCCAGAACATTTCAAGagacaccatcaccaccccAATCGCGCTGCTGCAGGCGCCTATGGGGTCCCTTACCTTCACGGTCAGCCTGCTCCCGCACCAGTGGCCCAGCCGGCTTTGCATTATGGAGCTGCTCCCCATGCCCCTTACGCAGGAGCTGGCCCCCATCAGCCTGCTCCATACGGCGCACCGCAGCCCGCTCAGGCACGCGGCGCTCCTACCCCTGCCACACCCGTTGGAGGTGTCATGCCTGGTCAGCCATTGACTCAGCAGATCTACATCCCCAACGACATGGTTGGTGCCATCATCGGAAAGGGCGGTGCGAAGATCAATGAGATTCGACACCTCAGTGGCAGTGTGATCAAGATTAATGAGCCTCAAGAGAACAGCAATGAGCGTTTGGTGACTATTACTGGAACCCAGGAATGCAACCAAATGGCTCTGTACATGCTTTACTCGCGACTTG AAAGCGAAAAACACCGCATTTAA